The Bifidobacteriaceae bacterium genome segment CTGCGCGGCGTCCTCCTACGCCTTGCTGTGCGGCGTCCGCGGCACCATCTTCTGGGCGTTGCTGAACGCGAACTTGGAAGAGGCCGCGGGGGGCTCCGAGCAGTCCGGCCAATCTGAGGAGGCGGCAGCCCAGGGCTGCGACGATTCGAGCGACACGGCGACCGACTTTGGGTCTTCCCTGTGGCCCCGTGTGACGCAGCTACCCGACGGCACGACCGAGTTGAGCTTGACGGTGCCGTTCAATTGCCTCGTCACCAGCAGGGTTTTTCCCAATTTCCCCGTGATGTACACGAATTCCGAGCTTGACGCGATCCTGCCGCAAGTCGGCGGGCAGCCGGTGTCGGTGTTGCTGTGGCAGACGGCCGAGGGCGAGCCACTCAAGGCCGAGATCAACGGCACCGTGACGGCCGGCGAAGACACGGTGCAGATCCAGGCGGGCTGGGAGAGCCTGGGCGAGGCGCGGGATGAGGACTTCCCGGAGCCACCCAACCCGCTGGACGTGACCTATTTCACGGCTGAGGAGATGGCGGCTTTCTCGGAAGCGGTCCAGGCCCGCAGACAAGAACTGAGGGAGAAGCAAAATGGCTGATGAGCAATCCGCGCCGGATCGCGGGCAGGCGCCGCCAGAGGGTCCTCACCCGCCCGGCGGAGACCAGACGCCGCCGCCTGCGGCCGATCCGCCGCCCGTGCCGGCTCACCCGGAGCCGCAGGGGGCGCCGCAGGCCCAGTATCCGGTAGGCCAGGCGGCCGGGTCGGCGCCCGGTCCGGCTCACCCGGAGGCCCAGGGGGCGCCGCAGGCCCAGTATCCGGCAGGCCAGCCAGCCGGTCCCTCGCACCCGGCGCCTCCATACCCGGCTGCCCAGCCGGCGTCCTATCCCCCGTACCCAGCGAACCCGGCGGCGCCGGCGGCCGGGCCGGGCCCCTTCGCCTCGTACCCGCAGAGCCAAGCTGGCCAGGCGCGGCAAGGCACCTCGTACCCGGCTGGGCAGCCGGGCCAATCGCGTCAGCCGGCACCTGCGGGCGGCTACCCACCGGGTCCGGGCTACCCGCCTCCGGGCGCCTACCCACCTGTCGGCGGCTATCCAGCAGGCCCGGGCTACCAACCCAGCCCAGGAGGCTATCCGCCAGGCCCAGGCTATCCGCCAGGCCCAGGCTATCCACCAGGCCCAGCAGGCTACCCACCACGCCCAAGCTACCCAGCAGGCCCGCCAAGCCCACCAGGCCCAGCAGGCTACCCACCACGCCCAAGCTACCCAGCAGGCCCGCCAAGCACGCCGAGCCCAGCAGCCCCAGGCCACCCACCTGCCGGAGCCCACCCGCAGAACAGGGCTTTCGACCCGCCAACGGCCCGAGCGCCTTCCAGCAGTCCTACGCCGCAGGCCTCGCCCCCAGGCGACCCAAAGCCGCCGGCCCCCGCGAACACCGGCCAGGCGGACGCGCCCCGGAAGGCCGCTCCCGGCAGGTCGCGGGGGGCAGTCGTCGCTGTGACAGCGCTGATCACAGCTCTGGTGGTGGGAGGGGCCGCGACCGCCTTCTACTTCATGGTGCTGAATCGCGCTCCCACCCTGGACAAGGCTGCCGTTGAGAAGCGCGTGGAGGAGATTCTGAGGAATGATTTCGGCATCTCGGTCGACTCGGGATCTGTGCTCTGCCCGCACCGCATGTCGGCCGAGGCCGGCGCGAAATACGTTTGCGACTACGCCACCACGGCCGGCCAGTCGGCGGACGCGCAGATCACGGTGGTCAACGAAGGCCAGTATCTGGTCGGAGCCGTGGGAGAGGGAGAACAGGGCGCGCTGGTAGATCCCCTGGCCGAAGGCTCGACCGGCGAGGCCGAAACCTTCTGGCAGGATTTAGGCGGCCTAACGGACCAGTGAACGGGCCAGCCTCCTGGGCTGGGTTGACGGCCACCTCAGGGCGAGAAGCCGACGCGGGGTGACGGGACATTCAACGCCGGACCCACCGCGACGAGGAGCTTGAGGCGAAAGCCAAAGAGCACAAGGAAGCGCAGCTTTCCGAACCGGAGCGGGCCGCGAACCCTCTAGCACGCGTTGACGGCCGCCGATGCCGTCGCC includes the following:
- a CDS encoding DUF4333 domain-containing protein, with product MTALITALVVGGAATAFYFMVLNRAPTLDKAAVEKRVEEILRNDFGISVDSGSVLCPHRMSAEAGAKYVCDYATTAGQSADAQITVVNEGQYLVGAVGEGEQGALVDPLAEGSTGEAETFWQDLGGLTDQ